A genomic region of Desulfosarcina ovata subsp. ovata contains the following coding sequences:
- a CDS encoding ABC transporter ATP-binding protein — MADISFRGVNKIYPNGFQAVHDLDLAIDDGEFLVMVGPSGCGKSTTLRMLAGLEAISRGDLLIAGERVNDLHPRTRNIAMVFQSYALYPHKTVQGNIEFPLRMAKIPTAEVKRRALKVARMLELEPLLERKPALLSGGQRQRVAMARALVRDPVAFLMDEPLSNLDAKLRVQMRAEIAALQRRTGTTTVYVTHDQVEAMTMGDRVAVFNNGRLQQVATPQELFERPLNTFVAGFIGSPSMNLIDAHIDSSSDGLVLTLAGQRIELGSGLDSRFAPSGRLAGAVAQAGLRPEDVVDPHQAGEGQRIGGRVAMTELLGREQMVYLDLADGTRVVARLPAEQRLHRGEKIAIGIDPSRLYLFGEDGRALDGR; from the coding sequence ATGGCAGACATCTCATTTCGTGGCGTGAACAAAATCTACCCCAACGGCTTCCAGGCCGTGCACGATCTCGATCTTGCCATCGACGACGGTGAATTTCTGGTCATGGTCGGCCCTTCCGGCTGCGGCAAGTCGACCACCCTGCGCATGCTTGCCGGACTGGAAGCCATCAGCCGCGGCGATCTTCTCATCGCCGGAGAAAGGGTCAACGACCTGCATCCGCGTACGCGCAACATCGCCATGGTCTTTCAGAGCTACGCCCTCTATCCGCACAAGACCGTGCAGGGCAATATCGAATTCCCCCTGCGCATGGCCAAAATCCCGACCGCCGAGGTCAAGCGGCGGGCGCTCAAGGTGGCCCGCATGCTCGAACTGGAACCGCTGCTGGAACGCAAACCGGCGCTTTTGTCCGGGGGACAGCGGCAACGGGTGGCCATGGCGCGGGCCCTGGTGCGTGACCCGGTCGCTTTTCTCATGGATGAACCGCTCTCCAACCTGGACGCCAAACTGCGGGTGCAGATGCGTGCTGAAATCGCCGCCCTGCAGCGGCGCACCGGCACCACCACGGTGTATGTCACCCACGACCAGGTCGAGGCCATGACCATGGGCGACCGCGTGGCGGTATTCAACAACGGCCGCCTGCAGCAGGTCGCCACCCCGCAGGAGCTGTTCGAACGGCCGCTCAACACCTTTGTGGCCGGGTTTATCGGCTCGCCGAGCATGAACCTGATCGATGCACACATCGATTCTTCGAGTGACGGTCTGGTCCTGACTCTGGCCGGCCAGCGCATCGAACTGGGCAGCGGTCTCGATTCACGCTTTGCCCCCTCCGGCCGGTTGGCCGGCGCCGTGGCGCAGGCAGGACTGCGCCCCGAGGACGTGGTCGACCCGCATCAGGCCGGAGAGGGGCAACGTATTGGCGGACGGGTCGCGATGACCGAACTGCTCGGCCGCGAACAAATGGTCTATCTTGATCTCGCCGATGGCACCCGGGTGGTCGCCCGCCTGCCCGCCGAGCAGCGCCTGCATCGTGGTGAAAAAATCGCCATCGGCATTGATCCGAGCCGCCTGTATCTGTTTGGAGAAGATGGGAGAGCGCTGGATGGTCGATGA
- a CDS encoding carbohydrate ABC transporter permease — MQRSASRTAPYLFLSPFVLSFLIFGAYPIIRSMILSLYITSGPEAQHFVGLGNYRYLLQDPDFWTAFRNTATFAVGSVVLQLPLSLGLAILLNRHDIRGRNVFRFIFFSPNLMGLVFSALLFMLILAPKFGLLNAGLHALFGLPLTTRWLSTPALVMPALILVALWLYTGFNMVYFLAALQGVDTELYEAATIDGAGRWAQFWHVTLPGIKPVLIFVVVLSTIGSFQLFELAFLLLGNSSGPDQAGLTIVMYLYQNGFLGGDLGYAAAIGWTLAGMVLILAIVQLRLTGAGREER, encoded by the coding sequence ATGCAGAGGAGCGCTTCCCGAACCGCCCCATACCTCTTTTTGTCGCCGTTCGTCCTGAGTTTCCTGATTTTCGGGGCCTATCCGATCATCCGCAGCATGATCCTGTCGCTCTACATCACCTCGGGACCGGAGGCCCAGCATTTCGTGGGCCTTGGCAACTACCGCTATCTTCTGCAGGACCCCGATTTCTGGACCGCCTTCCGCAACACGGCCACCTTCGCCGTCGGCAGTGTCGTGCTTCAGTTGCCGCTCAGCCTGGGTCTGGCGATTCTGCTCAACCGCCACGATATTCGCGGCCGAAATGTCTTCCGCTTTATCTTCTTCTCACCCAACCTGATGGGACTGGTCTTCTCGGCCCTGCTGTTCATGCTCATCCTGGCGCCCAAGTTCGGCCTGCTCAACGCTGGCCTGCACGCCCTGTTCGGCCTGCCGCTGACCACCCGCTGGTTGTCGACCCCCGCGCTGGTCATGCCGGCCCTCATCCTGGTGGCGCTGTGGCTCTACACCGGTTTCAACATGGTCTACTTCCTGGCGGCCCTGCAGGGGGTCGACACGGAGCTTTACGAAGCCGCCACCATCGACGGGGCCGGCCGCTGGGCGCAGTTCTGGCATGTCACCCTGCCCGGCATCAAACCGGTACTGATCTTTGTGGTGGTGCTCTCGACCATCGGTTCGTTTCAGCTCTTCGAACTCGCCTTTTTGCTGCTCGGCAACAGTTCCGGCCCGGACCAGGCGGGGTTGACCATTGTCATGTACCTGTATCAGAACGGCTTTCTGGGGGGCGACCTCGGCTACGCGGCGGCCATCGGCTGGACCCTGGCCGGCATGGTACTGATCCTGGCCATCGTCCAGTTGCGCCTCACCGGTGCAGGCAGGGAGGAACGCTGA
- a CDS encoding glycoside hydrolase family 5 protein: MPNQGTVPPRACLRGVNLGGWLLLEKWMTPSLFQGLAAADETTWCAELGGDAPARLRAHWTHFITREDFAWLKEVGINAVRIPLGHWIFGPPYPYHAAYGTAPHPFVEGGIDILDRALDWAEAHGLRVILDLHAAPGCQNGFDNGGIRDVCEWHTREEYLDHSVAVLGRIAERYRSASALYGIELLNEPQTLIPTDLLKRYYLRAYDAIRKHCPPQKVAIVFHDGFRSHREYLGFMQPPDYENVLFDVHRYQCFEESEIEMDIHGHLNLAGNLRRKDAGTIQQELGLPTIVGEWSLGFDPEFVSLWPGPFDHALRNMDTFQTEIAYRAYASAQLLAFEHYHGWFFWSYRTERTPEWCFRECVARGWLPSRFQ; the protein is encoded by the coding sequence ATGCCAAATCAGGGAACGGTACCCCCAAGGGCCTGCCTGCGCGGAGTCAACCTCGGCGGCTGGCTGCTTCTCGAAAAATGGATGACGCCGAGCTTGTTCCAGGGGCTGGCGGCAGCCGACGAGACCACATGGTGCGCGGAGTTGGGCGGCGATGCGCCAGCGCGGCTGCGTGCCCACTGGACCCATTTCATCACGCGCGAGGATTTTGCGTGGCTCAAAGAGGTCGGCATCAACGCGGTACGCATCCCGCTGGGGCATTGGATCTTCGGCCCGCCATATCCCTACCACGCAGCGTACGGCACCGCTCCCCATCCCTTTGTCGAAGGCGGCATCGACATCCTGGACCGTGCGTTGGACTGGGCTGAGGCCCACGGCCTGCGGGTTATCCTCGACCTTCACGCGGCACCCGGCTGCCAGAACGGCTTCGACAACGGCGGTATCAGGGATGTCTGCGAATGGCACACGCGCGAGGAATACCTAGACCATTCGGTGGCCGTGCTGGGGCGAATCGCCGAACGCTATCGCAGCGCATCCGCGCTTTACGGCATCGAGTTGCTCAATGAACCCCAAACGCTGATTCCCACGGACCTGCTCAAACGGTACTATCTGCGCGCCTACGACGCCATCAGGAAACATTGTCCGCCCCAAAAGGTGGCCATCGTCTTCCACGACGGTTTCCGCTCGCACCGCGAGTATTTGGGATTTATGCAGCCGCCGGATTACGAGAACGTCCTCTTCGACGTGCACCGCTACCAGTGCTTCGAAGAAAGCGAGATCGAGATGGACATCCATGGCCACCTGAACCTGGCCGGGAACCTGCGGCGCAAGGATGCCGGAACGATCCAGCAGGAGCTGGGGCTGCCCACGATCGTGGGGGAATGGAGCCTGGGATTCGACCCGGAGTTTGTCTCCCTCTGGCCCGGGCCGTTCGATCACGCGCTTCGGAACATGGATACCTTTCAGACGGAGATCGCTTATCGTGCCTACGCTTCCGCGCAGCTGCTCGCCTTTGAGCACTACCACGGCTGGTTCTTCTGGAGCTACCGCACCGAACGCACGCCGGAGTGGTGCTTCCGCGAATGCGTTGCCCGGGGGTGGCTGCCGTCACGGTTTCAATAA
- a CDS encoding methyltransferase, with product MNPSSKSRLTEKQLSHFTGTSLFDGIARAVCRAGTLPAKELYEAWEVARRVRRKYRGGRVVDLACGHGLLAHILLLLDNTSPAAIAIDVHPPKNARRLSAELIKAWPRLNGRIRYQASEIQSVPLFPSDLVVSVHACGSLTDTVLDRAVAAGTRVAVLPCCHDLARCDTGGLEGWLDGPLAVDATRAARLRACGYQVLTRVIPDTITPKNRLLMGHPDRSISG from the coding sequence ATGAATCCATCATCAAAAAGCCGTCTTACCGAAAAACAACTATCCCACTTCACCGGCACCAGTTTGTTTGACGGCATCGCCCGCGCGGTCTGCCGCGCGGGCACCCTTCCGGCCAAGGAGTTGTACGAGGCCTGGGAGGTGGCCCGGCGGGTGAGAAGAAAATACCGCGGCGGGCGAGTGGTGGATCTTGCCTGCGGCCACGGCCTGCTGGCGCATATTCTGCTTCTGCTCGACAACACGTCTCCCGCGGCCATCGCCATAGACGTTCATCCGCCCAAAAATGCCCGGCGCCTTTCAGCGGAGCTGATCAAGGCCTGGCCCCGTTTGAACGGGCGGATCCGCTACCAGGCGTCAGAAATCCAGTCCGTCCCGCTGTTCCCCTCCGATCTGGTGGTATCGGTACATGCCTGCGGCAGCCTGACGGATACCGTGCTGGACCGGGCCGTCGCCGCCGGTACCCGGGTGGCCGTGCTGCCCTGCTGCCATGACCTGGCGCGTTGTGACACCGGTGGCCTGGAGGGGTGGCTGGACGGGCCCCTGGCCGTTGACGCCACCCGTGCGGCGCGGCTGCGTGCCTGCGGATACCAGGTGTTGACCCGGGTGATCCCCGATACCATTACCCCTAAAAATCGGCTGCTCATGGGGCATCCAGACCGATCCATCAGCGGTTGA
- a CDS encoding toxin-antitoxin system YwqK family antitoxin, producing the protein MSTQTEQYCLIMKDGKEVRHGIYKAFYPGGERKTEGEYADGQKTGIWSAYSKNGRKVLEEGYLSGKRHGVLKKWYANGQIAFDGKYENGNPVNERLEWFMDGKPMAKNVYSRQGGDVHAIRTTWYDNGQEQSVAEYIDGKLAGVEKRWHKNGQKQSVVEYRGGQKNGTCREWYPNGKEKSLNHYSMGRKEGQAIEWYDNGEKKSEGEWKKGRHGKWTHWEKDGSVRQTLNYKDGKRVD; encoded by the coding sequence GTGTCAACGCAGACGGAGCAATACTGCCTGATCATGAAAGATGGCAAAGAAGTGCGGCATGGGATTTACAAGGCGTTCTATCCTGGCGGAGAGCGGAAGACCGAGGGGGAATACGCCGATGGACAGAAAACCGGCATCTGGTCAGCTTACAGCAAGAATGGCCGGAAAGTACTTGAAGAAGGGTACCTCAGCGGCAAACGTCACGGCGTGCTGAAAAAATGGTATGCCAATGGCCAAATTGCCTTTGATGGCAAATACGAAAATGGCAACCCGGTGAACGAGCGTCTGGAGTGGTTCATGGACGGAAAACCCATGGCCAAAAATGTCTACTCCCGCCAGGGTGGCGATGTGCATGCCATCCGAACGACCTGGTATGACAACGGCCAGGAGCAGTCCGTGGCCGAATACATCGACGGCAAACTGGCCGGTGTCGAGAAACGCTGGCACAAAAACGGCCAGAAACAAAGCGTTGTCGAATACAGGGGCGGGCAGAAAAACGGAACCTGCAGGGAATGGTATCCCAACGGCAAGGAAAAATCCCTGAATCATTATTCCATGGGAAGAAAAGAGGGACAAGCGATCGAGTGGTATGACAACGGTGAGAAAAAATCCGAAGGCGAGTGGAAAAAAGGCCGTCACGGAAAATGGACCCACTGGGAAAAAGACGGGTCCGTGCGGCAGACCTTGAATTACAAAGACGGCAAACGCGTGGATTGA
- a CDS encoding LuxR C-terminal-related transcriptional regulator — protein MEENTLIPFDKEAHQKNNEPQLNAILEGNPIPTFVVNTAGRITHWNHACELLTNVLQAEIIGTDKHRVLFYNEYREVLADFIARGASEAELSIRHDGKYRRSALIQGGYEGEAFFPKIGDNGKWLFYTAAPVKDRYGKIVGAIETIQDTTRQKEMIRALEEHKNELNEKSNYLEKVNLALKAALDNREIEKRAVEVHLLANLKRLVFPYLDALGKCKVGMDARAYVNIINTNLSDIVSRISTTVISKYINFTPAEIRVADFIREGKNTKEIAELLGVSPSSVKWHRKNIRKKLELTNKALNLYTYLNSLGE, from the coding sequence ATGGAAGAGAACACCTTGATTCCTTTTGATAAAGAAGCTCACCAGAAAAATAATGAACCCCAGCTGAATGCTATCTTGGAAGGGAACCCCATTCCGACGTTTGTGGTTAACACAGCCGGGCGCATCACGCATTGGAACCATGCCTGTGAACTGCTCACCAATGTTCTTCAGGCGGAGATTATCGGCACGGATAAACATCGGGTCCTTTTTTATAACGAATATCGCGAGGTGCTGGCCGATTTCATTGCCAGGGGGGCCAGCGAGGCTGAGCTGTCAATTCGCCATGATGGCAAATACAGGCGGTCTGCATTGATTCAGGGTGGGTACGAGGGCGAAGCCTTTTTCCCAAAAATAGGGGACAACGGGAAATGGCTTTTTTACACGGCCGCGCCGGTGAAGGACCGGTATGGTAAGATTGTGGGCGCCATCGAAACCATTCAGGACACCACCAGACAAAAAGAGATGATCCGCGCGCTGGAAGAGCATAAGAATGAACTGAACGAAAAAAGCAACTACCTGGAAAAGGTCAATCTGGCGCTGAAAGCGGCTCTCGATAATCGCGAAATTGAAAAACGGGCGGTGGAGGTGCATCTATTGGCCAATTTGAAACGGCTCGTGTTTCCTTATCTCGATGCGTTGGGCAAATGTAAAGTCGGTATGGATGCCCGCGCCTACGTGAATATCATCAACACCAATCTCAGCGATATCGTTTCCCGGATTTCCACAACCGTTATTTCCAAATACATTAATTTCACCCCTGCTGAAATTCGCGTCGCCGATTTTATCCGCGAGGGGAAAAACACAAAAGAGATCGCCGAATTGCTCGGAGTTTCTCCCAGCTCGGTGAAATGGCATCGCAAAAACATTCGTAAAAAACTGGAGCTGACCAACAAGGCGTTGAATCTTTACACCTACCTGAACTCCTTGGGCGAGTGA
- a CDS encoding carbohydrate ABC transporter permease — protein MRRTIVYGVLVLFSILCLVPMVWLAVSAFKANADFHAYAFMPPPDRLTVANFSSLFKQMPFLRFMMNSFFVAGVTVMVQLFFSSLGGFALAKYAFAGKKVIMGVMLATMMIPGPVLLAPMYELIYHLRLIDSHLGLIVPGMVNVFGMFLFRQSMQSVPDEMLQAARIDGCNEFQIFWHVVIPVSRPIIGAFCLIAFMGTWNSFLWPQIILQSSDRFTLPIGLNQMVGVYEADYGAMMAGTLLAVLPVVVLFFLLQKEFIAGLTKGAVKG, from the coding sequence ATGCGCCGGACCATCGTTTACGGCGTTCTTGTGCTCTTCTCGATTCTCTGCCTGGTCCCCATGGTCTGGCTGGCGGTCTCGGCGTTCAAGGCCAATGCCGATTTCCATGCTTACGCCTTCATGCCACCGCCCGATCGTCTGACGGTGGCGAACTTCTCCAGCCTCTTCAAACAGATGCCGTTTTTGCGCTTTATGATGAACAGCTTCTTTGTTGCCGGGGTCACGGTGATGGTCCAGCTCTTCTTCTCTTCCCTGGGCGGCTTTGCCCTGGCCAAGTATGCGTTCGCCGGCAAAAAGGTGATCATGGGAGTCATGCTGGCCACGATGATGATTCCGGGCCCGGTGCTGCTGGCGCCGATGTACGAGCTGATCTACCACCTGCGCCTGATCGACAGTCATCTGGGCCTCATCGTTCCGGGGATGGTCAACGTGTTCGGTATGTTCCTGTTCCGCCAGTCCATGCAGTCGGTGCCCGACGAAATGCTGCAGGCCGCCCGCATCGACGGTTGCAACGAATTTCAGATTTTCTGGCATGTGGTGATTCCGGTCAGCCGCCCGATCATCGGCGCGTTCTGTCTGATCGCCTTCATGGGAACCTGGAACAGCTTCCTCTGGCCGCAGATCATCCTGCAGAGTAGTGACCGGTTCACCCTGCCCATCGGTCTGAACCAAATGGTCGGTGTGTATGAGGCCGATTATGGCGCAATGATGGCCGGCACCCTGCTGGCGGTACTGCCGGTCGTCGTGCTCTTCTTCCTCCTGCAGAAGGAATTCATCGCCGGGCTGACCAAGGGCGCGGTAAAGGGATAG
- a CDS encoding ABC transporter substrate-binding protein translates to MFRRWLDDLPLGLAPLLIAAMGLVAGLYLLLHPVQRGEADLSMWVFGPLHADAYKMAAEDFSVRTDHTIDVQLINYNAVNQKLRSALWAAVNIPDLVEIEKSAAGGFFRGPLAKVGFLDLKPYLVRDHILDRVPANSLATYTERGAIFGLPHDIHPVMLAYRADIVDPYLARRGLRMEDLATWGDYFRELRGLCTAGQRYLLQIEHGDAWAFQIFLMQRGGGIFGPGGRLRMDDDTAVQTMTWMIPLVAESGDNQVAESLGNWDPSFYRGLIEGFYIAVLCPDWRTSQLEAFAGDLHGKMRLVPLPAATPGGLRTSQMGGTMLGIARSARNPELAWQFARQIYYGSPQQHGQLFRTTNIITPDRQAWNDPAYHEPRPYWCNQVLGEQFIALADAVPPFYSSGFLPTAQAKLNEAIVACYGRYRSHGVEGFEAYVRQRLTSAADYVRRQMAREPDWDAEE, encoded by the coding sequence TTGTTTCGTCGCTGGCTCGATGACCTGCCCCTGGGACTCGCGCCCCTGCTGATTGCGGCCATGGGGCTGGTGGCGGGTCTCTATCTGCTGCTCCACCCGGTACAACGCGGGGAGGCCGACCTGTCCATGTGGGTCTTCGGCCCCCTGCATGCCGACGCCTACAAGATGGCGGCCGAGGATTTCTCGGTCAGGACCGATCATACGATCGACGTGCAACTGATCAACTACAATGCGGTCAATCAGAAGCTGCGCTCGGCGCTCTGGGCGGCGGTGAACATCCCCGATCTGGTGGAGATCGAAAAGAGCGCGGCCGGGGGGTTTTTCCGCGGACCGCTCGCCAAGGTCGGTTTTCTCGACCTGAAACCCTACCTGGTGCGCGATCACATCCTCGACCGGGTTCCGGCCAATAGCCTGGCCACCTATACCGAGCGCGGGGCCATTTTCGGACTACCCCACGATATTCACCCGGTCATGCTGGCCTACCGTGCCGACATTGTCGACCCCTACCTGGCCCGGCGCGGATTGCGCATGGAAGATTTGGCCACCTGGGGCGATTACTTTCGCGAACTGCGCGGATTGTGCACTGCCGGCCAGCGTTACCTGCTGCAGATCGAGCATGGCGATGCCTGGGCGTTCCAGATTTTCCTGATGCAACGCGGCGGCGGGATTTTCGGCCCCGGTGGCCGGCTGCGCATGGATGACGACACCGCGGTGCAGACCATGACCTGGATGATTCCCCTGGTCGCCGAATCCGGTGACAACCAGGTGGCCGAATCCCTGGGCAACTGGGATCCGTCGTTTTATCGCGGCCTCATCGAAGGCTTTTACATTGCCGTGCTCTGCCCTGACTGGCGCACCTCGCAGCTGGAGGCCTTTGCCGGGGACCTGCATGGCAAAATGCGCCTGGTGCCCCTGCCGGCAGCAACGCCCGGCGGCCTGCGCACCAGCCAGATGGGCGGCACCATGCTGGGCATTGCCCGCTCGGCCAGAAATCCCGAACTGGCCTGGCAGTTTGCCCGGCAGATCTATTACGGCTCGCCGCAGCAGCATGGGCAGCTTTTCCGGACCACCAACATCATCACCCCGGACCGCCAGGCCTGGAATGATCCGGCCTATCACGAACCGCGGCCCTACTGGTGCAATCAGGTGCTGGGAGAACAGTTCATCGCCCTGGCCGACGCGGTGCCGCCGTTCTACTCCAGCGGGTTCCTGCCGACCGCCCAGGCAAAGCTCAACGAGGCGATCGTGGCCTGTTACGGTCGTTATCGCTCCCATGGGGTGGAAGGTTTCGAAGCTTACGTCCGCCAGCGGCTGACATCGGCCGCCGATTATGTGCGTCGCCAGATGGCCCGCGAACCCGACTGGGACGCCGAGGAGTAA
- a CDS encoding EamA family transporter — protein sequence MSPTVDRNSGRLPLRSGIHRYTVSRLAAFTFMAPLFGVILGGLVLNEPLTVSVWTGLACVAGGLYMINR from the coding sequence ATGTCCCCGACGGTTGACCGAAACAGCGGGCGCCTGCCACTGAGATCCGGGATCCACCGCTATACGGTGAGCCGGCTGGCCGCGTTCACTTTCATGGCTCCGCTGTTCGGCGTGATTCTGGGCGGCCTGGTGCTGAACGAACCATTGACCGTCTCGGTATGGACGGGCCTGGCATGCGTGGCCGGTGGACTGTATATGATCAACCGCTGA
- a CDS encoding methyl-accepting chemotaxis protein, with product MKFNLHSIASKLIIGGLAAVLIPLIIVGYLSYSKAQTALMDISKVQAEGIASDLARMTRNILETEMTKAASMASQRRVINLATSVKAYGVDASADQVKDTFEAIKNQFSRMGSHYQGVFIADANGKIYDGVLDNGNTYKGIDISNSEYFQRAKQNGNVVVSEMTISKATGKPIITACAAIKSEQGTFLGVLATVIKAEYFTDLVANRKVGETGYGFMSNSKSLCIAHPKAENILKTDFSTIKEMNVINKKMIAGETGVEEYVFNGIHKIAGFAPVSINGWSISATQDQDEFLASAHSIRNTNIIIMLVAGLIVAVVVFFSARAIVRPINAAVAGLKDIAQGEGDLTMRLQVSSRDEVGELAKWFNVFIEKLQGIIKDIAGGVETLSSSSTELSAISEQMTQGIDTVTDKSNTVSAAAEEMSANMNNVAAAMEQSATNTNMVATAAEQMSATIGEIAQNAEKARSISDDAAHKATSASTNMDQLGGAANSIGKVIETITDISEQVNLLALNATIEAARAGEAGKGFAVVANEIKELAKQTAAATQDIKEKIEAIQGTTTTTVDQISAITKVIQDVNDVVATIATAVEEQSAATNDIATNVGQASQGIQEVNENVNQSSSVAGEISQDIAGVSVSMNEMSTSSSQVHLSAQELSKLSESLKGMVDQFKV from the coding sequence ATGAAATTCAACTTGCATTCAATCGCTTCCAAACTAATTATCGGCGGCCTTGCTGCCGTGCTGATTCCGCTGATTATCGTGGGGTATCTGTCGTATTCGAAAGCCCAGACCGCGTTGATGGATATATCAAAAGTGCAAGCCGAAGGCATCGCATCGGACCTGGCCCGCATGACCCGCAACATTCTTGAAACGGAAATGACCAAGGCGGCATCCATGGCTTCCCAGCGGCGGGTGATCAATCTGGCCACCTCGGTAAAAGCGTATGGAGTTGATGCCTCCGCGGACCAGGTGAAAGACACGTTCGAGGCCATCAAAAATCAGTTCTCGAGGATGGGCAGTCATTATCAGGGGGTTTTTATCGCTGATGCCAACGGCAAAATCTATGATGGTGTGCTGGATAATGGGAATACCTACAAAGGGATCGATATTTCCAACAGCGAATATTTCCAGAGAGCGAAGCAAAACGGCAATGTGGTTGTCAGCGAAATGACAATTTCCAAAGCCACCGGCAAACCGATCATCACGGCTTGTGCGGCCATCAAATCCGAACAGGGAACGTTTTTGGGTGTTTTGGCAACCGTCATCAAGGCCGAATATTTCACCGATCTGGTCGCCAACCGGAAGGTCGGAGAAACCGGTTATGGTTTTATGAGTAACTCAAAAAGCCTGTGTATCGCTCATCCCAAGGCCGAGAACATTCTTAAAACTGATTTTTCCACAATTAAAGAAATGAATGTTATCAATAAAAAAATGATTGCTGGTGAAACCGGCGTGGAGGAATACGTTTTCAATGGGATTCACAAGATTGCCGGGTTTGCCCCCGTGAGCATCAATGGCTGGTCCATCAGCGCCACCCAAGACCAAGATGAGTTTCTGGCTTCCGCCCATAGCATCCGCAACACCAATATCATCATCATGCTTGTGGCTGGCCTCATCGTCGCCGTGGTGGTCTTTTTTTCCGCCCGGGCCATCGTCAGGCCCATCAATGCCGCCGTGGCCGGCCTCAAGGATATCGCCCAGGGCGAAGGCGACCTGACCATGCGCCTCCAGGTGAGCAGCCGCGACGAGGTGGGCGAACTGGCCAAATGGTTCAACGTATTCATCGAAAAACTGCAGGGCATCATCAAGGATATTGCCGGTGGAGTCGAGACACTCTCCTCCTCCTCCACGGAACTATCCGCCATCTCCGAGCAGATGACCCAGGGCATCGACACCGTGACGGACAAATCCAACACCGTCTCCGCCGCCGCCGAAGAGATGAGCGCCAATATGAACAACGTGGCCGCGGCCATGGAACAGTCGGCCACCAACACCAACATGGTGGCCACCGCCGCCGAGCAGATGTCCGCCACCATCGGCGAAATCGCCCAAAACGCCGAAAAGGCCCGCAGCATCTCCGACGATGCCGCCCACAAGGCCACCAGCGCGTCCACCAACATGGATCAGTTGGGTGGGGCAGCCAACTCCATCGGCAAGGTGATCGAGACCATCACCGACATTTCCGAGCAGGTCAACCTCCTGGCCCTGAATGCCACCATCGAGGCGGCCCGGGCCGGTGAAGCCGGTAAGGGGTTTGCCGTGGTGGCCAACGAGATCAAGGAACTGGCCAAGCAGACCGCCGCCGCCACCCAGGATATCAAGGAGAAGATCGAGGCCATCCAGGGCACCACCACCACCACGGTGGACCAGATTTCCGCAATCACCAAGGTGATTCAGGACGTCAACGATGTCGTGGCCACCATCGCCACGGCCGTCGAGGAACAATCGGCGGCGACCAATGATATCGCCACCAATGTTGGCCAGGCATCCCAGGGCATCCAGGAGGTTAACGAAAACGTCAATCAAAGTTCTTCCGTAGCCGGCGAGATTTCCCAGGACATTGCCGGGGTCAGCGTATCCATGAACGAGATGTCCACCAGCAGCAGCCAGGTTCATTTGAGCGCCCAGGAACTTTCCAAGCTAAGCGAAAGCCTCAAGGGGATGGTCGATCAGTTCAAGGTGTGA